TTATCCCCCAGCCCTCCGTTATCTCATCAACTATGGTCTGAATCCTCTTACCTAACTCGTCTCTCCTCGTTAAGAGCTCGTCCAGCTCAACCTGACCGACTACGTCCCTCAACGTGGTCTGGGCGATGAAGTTCGAAGCAGTTATGTAATCCTGGACCTTGACTACGGCATCTATCGGGTTGATCACCCTGTAGTACACCACGGCATCGACATCGACGGTGACGTTATCCCTGGTTATTATCCTCTGCCTTGGTATATCGAAGCTGAGCAACCTGAGATCGACTATCCTGGGCCTGTCCACGAATGGAATCAGGAATATCAATCCGGGGCCTTTAGCTCCAAGGAGCCTACCCAACCTGAAGATAACCGCCCTCTCATACTCCCTAACTACCCTCAGAGCAGCTCTGAGGAAAGATATTATTATCCAAGCTACTATTAACGCTATTATTATGTTTATGAAGGTAGCTATGATGATTTCCTCCTGCATCAACACACCTCTCTATCCCATGTGATGTACCTCTAAATTTAATTGTTCCGTATCGGACATCGATGGTCGATGCGAGACCCTAAGTCCCCCCACTACGGTTCACCGCATCTTGAATTTCAATCAGTAAAAAATTTGTAAATCTGTTAGTAGGCTGAATATACTTGATATGAATAGGAAGCTTTTTAAAGAACTGCCCATTCAATTGCATATGTCTCACATGCGCCTGGATAAGGTCCCGGCTTCCGAGCTGGAGCTGTTCAAGAGAAGGACTCCTAACTCATCCAGGATATTCGATGAGGTTCAAGGCCTAGTGCCTTTCGGTGTTAACTCCAACTACAGGTACGCTGATCCCTACCCCATCTACATGAGGAGGGCAAAGGGGAGCAGGATGTGGGACGTTGATGGCAACGAGTACATAGACTTCAACATGGCATTCGGTGCCTTAGGCATAGGGCACAGCCACCCCAGGCTGGTGGAGGCGATAAGGGAGAAGATCGAGGAGGGCACGATATTCGGCTTCGAGTTCGATGAGATGCTTGAGCTCGCGAAGATAATAAGGTCTAGGTTCAACGTGGACATGATGAAGTTCTCATCAACGGGGCTGGAAGCCACATTCCACGCCCTCAGGATAGCTAGGGCATTCACGGGAAGGAAGAAGGTCCTTAAGTTCGAGGGATGCTACCATGGAAGTCACGATTACCTGCTTGTGAGCGTTAAGCCATCGAAGTACAAGGCTGGGCATCCTGTAACTCCTAATTCCGTGCCAGGCTCCCAAGGTGTGCTTGAAGAGGTGGTCAAGAACACCCTGGTGGCTCAGTTCAACAGCCTCGAGAGCGTCGAGAAGGTGATGAGGGTTCACGGTAACGAGGTCGCCGCGATAATACTCGAGCCCATACCGATGAACATGGGCTTCGTGCTGCCGAAGCCGGGATTCTTGGAGGGACTGAGGAGCATATGCGATGAGTACAACTGCTTACTGATATTCGATGAGATAAAGACGGGTGGTAAGTTCTACTCCGGAGCCGCGGGTCACTTCAAGGTCAAGCCCGACCTGATGACCTTGGGCAAGGCGATAGCAGGGGGCTTCCCTCTTTCAGTGGTGGCTGGAAGGAGGGAGGTCATGCAGAGCATAGTTCCAGGGGTTGTGGCTCACGCTGGCACCTTCAACGCTAATCCTGTAGCTATAAGGGCCGGACTTGTGACCCTGAGGGACATACTCACTGAGAGCGAGTTGGCTAAGGCCAGCAGGTTGGGAGAGGAGCTGGCTAAGGGTTACTTGGACGTGATAAGGGACGAGGGCATAGAGGCCACCGTCCAGTACCTCGGAGTGAGCGGCTCCATGGTCTTCGCTAAGGACGAGGTGGTGGATTGGAGGAGCTTCCAGAAGGTGGACGTGGGCAAGTGGTGGCTCTTCATGATAGCGATGATGAACAGAGGGGTGATACCGAACTACGGCCCTGACGAGCAGTGGACCGTATCGACGCAGCACACGAGGGAGGATGTTGAGGTAGCTATCGAGAGGTTCAAGGAGGTAGCTAAGATAATAAAGAAGGTCGAGCTCGAGTTACCACTAGTGGAAGCTGTCTGATTTTTTAAGTGGGGGGAGGCTCCCTTCGGGCCTCTCCCCTCGTGAATCTGGGCTCCCCGGGCCACACGGGCACCTCAGCCCTCCTCTCACCCTCCGGTGTCGTGAGCACCATGTTAACCCTGGAACCGAAG
This is a stretch of genomic DNA from Candidatus Korarchaeum sp.. It encodes these proteins:
- a CDS encoding aminotransferase class III-fold pyridoxal phosphate-dependent enzyme, coding for MRLDKVPASELELFKRRTPNSSRIFDEVQGLVPFGVNSNYRYADPYPIYMRRAKGSRMWDVDGNEYIDFNMAFGALGIGHSHPRLVEAIREKIEEGTIFGFEFDEMLELAKIIRSRFNVDMMKFSSTGLEATFHALRIARAFTGRKKVLKFEGCYHGSHDYLLVSVKPSKYKAGHPVTPNSVPGSQGVLEEVVKNTLVAQFNSLESVEKVMRVHGNEVAAIILEPIPMNMGFVLPKPGFLEGLRSICDEYNCLLIFDEIKTGGKFYSGAAGHFKVKPDLMTLGKAIAGGFPLSVVAGRREVMQSIVPGVVAHAGTFNANPVAIRAGLVTLRDILTESELAKASRLGEELAKGYLDVIRDEGIEATVQYLGVSGSMVFAKDEVVDWRSFQKVDVGKWWLFMIAMMNRGVIPNYGPDEQWTVSTQHTREDVEVAIERFKEVAKIIKKVELELPLVEAV
- a CDS encoding SPFH domain-containing protein, producing the protein MQEEIIIATFINIIIALIVAWIIISFLRAALRVVREYERAVIFRLGRLLGAKGPGLIFLIPFVDRPRIVDLRLLSFDIPRQRIITRDNVTVDVDAVVYYRVINPIDAVVKVQDYITASNFIAQTTLRDVVGQVELDELLTRRDELGKRIQTIVDEITEGWGIKVTQVAIRDVVLPEEMLRAIAKQAEAERERRARVIMAEGELMAAQKMAEAAEFYAKNPSAMRLRELQTWVEIAREKNMVIITEGGALAPLAYAVAASKKEEGR